The following coding sequences lie in one Xylocopa sonorina isolate GNS202 chromosome 7, iyXylSono1_principal, whole genome shotgun sequence genomic window:
- the LOC143425687 gene encoding putative fatty acyl-CoA reductase CG5065 produces MTPEGSEIVDFIEPLQNKKSDVAEFFAHTNILVTGGTGFLEKLLVEKLLRSCSDISKLYSIVRPKKGKFASDRLKENFDSAIYDKLRRKQPNFLSKVVMLEGDGTKEEYGLSPEDKNILKDTNIIFHAAADVSFLRKIRAITNVNVRSTKFLLTFTKQLPNFKVFVYVSTVFAHPGHKTINEIHYKDAIDGDKLLTLIDILDDKILDQITPLLLKNMWPNTYVFSKAVAENLVLKCSDDFPVCIVRPSIMIATNKDPIVAWINNKTGATGATLGVYLGVVHTFHCIPEYNAHVIPADYVCNIICSAWDTFNR; encoded by the exons ATGACACCAGAAGGAAGTGAGATAGTGGATTTTATTGAACCACTTCAGAACAAAAAAAGTGATGTAGCTGAATTTTTTGCCCATACTAACATTTTAGTAACAGGAGGGACAGGCTTCCTGGAAAAACTACTCGTCGAAAAGTTACTCCG GTCTTGTTCAGATATATCAAAACTTTATTCGATAGTAAGACCAAAAAAGGGAAAGTTCGCATCAGATCGATTGAAGGAGAATTTTGATTCTGCA ATATATGATAAACTAAGACGTAAGCAACCAAATTTCTTAAGCAAAGTAGTGATGTTGGAAGGTGATGGAACGAAAGAAGAATATGGATTGTCACCGGAAGATAAGAATATTTTGAAAGATACAAACATCATCTTTCATGCAGCTGCAGATGTTAGCTTTCTTAGGAAAATTCGTGCAattacaaatgttaatgttaGAAGCACGAAATTTTTGTTAACATTTACAAAACAACTACCAAATTTCAAG GTGTTTGTATATGTGTCAACTGTATTTGCTCATCCTGGGCATAAAACTATCAATGAAATACATTACAAAGATGCTATTGATGGAGACAAACTATTAACATTAATAGACATTTTGGATGATAAAATACTTGACCAAATCACCCCTCT ATTGCTTAAAAATATGTGGCCTAATACATATGTGTTTAGTAAAGCAGTAGCAGAAAATCTTGTTCTAAAATGTAGTGACGACTTTCCAGTTTGTATTGTACGGCCTAGTATTATGATTGCAACAAATAAAGATCCAATTGTAGCATGGATAAACAATAAGACTGGAGCTACGGGTGCAACTTTAGGAGTTTATTTGGGTGTAGTACATACATTTCATTGCATACCAGAGTATAATGCACATGTAATACCAGCAGATTATGTTTGCAATATTATTTGCTCTGCTTGGGATACGTTCAACAGGTAA
- the Nclb gene encoding PWP1 homolog no child left behind isoform X2, translating into MDKSWDHPWTTEEMREKRREWSLAGDAGLLKHLQQFSENLTSRVNKTQEALDSLTTQLNETAIFIDNVTNTSLALANTQFIESRVQEDDIEIGRQVETTIEDSKDQDSLTADFIASVSESVKQGLNIMYEKYKEMEFVDSDSEDEDNKVVLSVVLGPHNPYQDRPLPDVIGSEKWMKSSKIGLESSSSSESEQVDEDEESESEDDGTVPFKDYRANDVQKTNIVGSLPSLNESDYSKRNNITYMGNDKIDVVSQNNIDSVPESITPIDNVSKVPLPNHVEPNFAEELAKRLGTVRQAQKPAVVDEKNEASINRLKDDLFTSEEDENVLSDKTKTVFSGSKEFLNDMNQSTENSWKEKPIKSYKNNIIPASIDVPPPINTVSTKPKSSIDDLFADADSEDSDDIFSSKNTIKTITKNKYSNNGNQAVNTDNVQKKYLNIVTPVASGNVATSTPETNTNTTNLFSDDEDSDLFASSKNQQSSKKKPVGGISILGGVLNSDVENKLSSRIPRTQSPESSGSNTPANYESSVNSVSVVEHSRNNILNDNISARDFVVARNNVDNPAVIDESNYSSGISIHPPSINNTGGSSIGVDFQPQMTSTGLKSEEIYRERVRSDSLFAARTRNPANATTNSNNQPQNETIGDISSIQDDVFESDDLFGPPPLPKANSKPTKSKVSSLFDDSDSGDELFSTTSSGSRSQKSSDLLTAASQYSEKMKSTQRRGLFDEEINIFDNKDSPDVDIFGITPKPVAKEASNASNRKLSDIIDDDLFASNIRDTISKNNATENVVASKKISLFDDDDTEEADLFATKPVGSETKSDFRIFNDDDGENDLFPVKKSVDKKQSNDKYAPETVATGKDIANEKLSVGKNERKNSDILSGNGLFSTAIGSHGLLFEDDDYDDLFSTKSITKERLTENERPNLETKEDTKHEEVSVKRAEIPDDSNIFTRPAEPNASVATSEKIVAVDVEDVPNDIIDEERNATENVEHEIKKSPPKSLDIHATSTSPPSEENNSGAKRAVSGKIKNLMGKMGDLKILSPMDTPPLWRKSEEKTDEEDSMADRDSDDGGCVSTQGHISPLSASEDSTAQKQSQPSTISSESNVESAISFDEPAQVETLSTTASKNRVRIQAKRRPQSRHARKSAIRQSGIDFNTVDASESNLQDERQGNQPSNIFNKVVTNVSAAHGAISDRFVSSAIDNLHKTVDTNIFLIADDKSELGSISKESSMSTNKNTLLSPSTDEEDLFDVPPDLPEDPQKEDTLFGRAPILSPVKQVASEKPSASFKALKDTHINQPDADTVDTGKIVQKTEKSNVSIESSMTSNVNTSNTNARASKTGPKQETTEFDEGSKEITDPLRDHSHDPLKDPSQLFAFVTKTPSPEKGNNLLFSEDDSLFSSGTKRLTDEQAVKKSVLDLFTDDAEGDLFSTTLAVKKPLKDTKMNLFDEEDEDDSLFGLGSNKTTLKSELEKRHSVQQPTKKISLFEDDDDDTTIFSERFDPSQKSDSSSIQEQSNKNGIFASITEPVRTSHITDIFADQSSGEDDIFAKIPASKKVIVTPKSLFPSDEDDEVDNIFSKKSTNETKVKMRETRATVKKPVTRDLKKTPEKIGEDPLSVLLDD; encoded by the exons ATGGATAAATCATGGGATCACCCGTGGACTACAGAGGAAATgcgagaaaaaagaagagaatggAGCTTAGCAGGTGATGCAGGACTACTTAAGCACCTTCAACAATTCTCTGAA aaTTTAACATCCAGAGTAAATAAGACTCAGGAAGCTTTGGATTCGTTGACAACTCAATTAAATGAAACGGCTATATTTATAGATAATGTTACCAATACATCTTTGGCTTTGGCTAACACTCAATTTATTGAAAGCCGTGTGCAAGAGGACGATATAGAGATTGGGAGACAAGTGGAAACAACAATAGAG GACTCCAAAGATCAGGATTCACTAACCGCAGATTTTATAGCTAGCGTAAGCGAAAGTGTAAAGCAAGGCCTAAATATAATGTATGAGAAATATAAAGAAATGGAGTTTGTTGATAGCGACAGCGAAGATGAGGACAATAAAGTAGTACTAAG TGTTGTATTGGGGCCACATAATCCATATCAAGATCGACCTTTACCTGATGTTATTGGCTCTGAAAAATGGATGAAATCAAGTAAAATTGGTCTAGAAAGCAGTAGTAGTAGTGAATCTGAACAAGTAGATGAAGATGAAGAGTCAGAAAGTGAGGATGATGGCACAGTACCATTTAAGGATTATAGGGCGAATGATGTACAGAAAACAAACATTGTTGGATCGTTACCTTCGTTGAATGAATCAGACTACAGTAAAAGAAACAATATAACATACATGGGCAATGACAAAATAGATGTAGTTAGTCAGAATAATATAGATTCTGTTCCTGAATCAATTACTCCTATAGATAATGTATCAAAG GTACCGTTGCCAAATCATGTAGAACCGAATTTTGCAGAAGAATTGGCCAAACGGTTAGGTACAGTTCGACAAGCTCAAAAACCGGCTGTTGTAGATGAAAAAAATGAAGCGTCGATAAATCGACTTAAAG ATGATTTGTTTACATCAGAGGAAGATGAAAATGTCTTAAGCGATAAAACTAAAACTGTATTTAGCGGAAGTAAAGAATTTTTAAATGATATGAATCAATCCACAGAAAACTCATGGAAGGAAAAACCAATTAAATCGTATaagaataatattatacctgcaAGTATTGATGTACCTCCTCCCATTAATACAGTCT CAACGAAACCAAAATCTTCGATCGATGATCTTTTCGCTGACGCTGACTCCGAAGATTCCGACGATATCTTTTCGTCGAAGAATACAATTAAAACAATTACGAAAAATAAATATTCGAATAATGGTAATCAAGCAGTGAACACGGATAACGTACAAAAGAAATATTTGAATATTGTGACACCTGTAGCTTCTGGTAATGTGGCCACAAGTACTCCAGAAACTAATACAAATACTACTAATTTATTCAGTGATGATGAAGATAGTGATCTCTTTGCATCGTCTAAAAATCAACAATCAAGTAAAAAG AAACCTGTAGGAGGGATATCAATACTTGGAGGTGTCTTAAATTCAGATGTTGAAAATAAATTGTCGAGTAGGATACCGCGAACTCAGTCACCTGAATCTTCTGGCAGTAACACACCAGCAAATTATGAAAGTAGCGTGAACAGCGTTTCAGtggttgaacattcgcgaaatAATATTTTGAACGATAATATTAGCGCACGAGATTTCGTAGTAGCAAGGAATAACGTAGACAATCCAGCTGTCATTGACGAAAGTAACTATAGCAGCGGAATATCGATACATCCACCGAGTATTAATAACACAGGAGGTTCGAGTATAGG TGTCGATTTTCAACCGCAGATGACGTCGACCGGTTTAAAATCGGAGGAAATCTACCGAGAACGCGTGCGTAGCGATAGTCTTTTCGCTGCACGTACACGTAACCCGGCTAATGCGACTACGAATTCGAACAATCAGCCCCAAAACGAGACGATCGGGGACATCTCGTCTATACAAGATGATGTGTTCGAAAGCGACGATCTGTTCGGTCCACCTCCTTTACCGAAAGCAAACTCAAAGCCGACGAAATCGAAGGTGTCATCGTTGTTCGATGATTCCGATTCCGGTGACGAGTTGTTCTCCACGACTAGTTCGGGTTCAAGGTCGCAAAAGAGTAGCGATCTATTGACTGCCGCTTCTCAATACTCTGAGAAAATGAAATCCACTCAACGAAGAGGTCTCTTCGACGAGGAGATTAACATATTCGATAACAAAGACTCGCCAGACGTCGATATTTTCGGGATTACACCGAAACCGGTAGCCAAAGAGGCGAGCAACGCGTCCAACAGGAAATTGTCAGACATTATTGACGATGATTTGTTCGCGAGTAATATTCGGGACACGATATCGAAAAATAATGCCACCGAGAATGTCGTAGCATCGAAGAAGATCAGCCTGTTCGACGATGACGATACGGAAGAAGCCGATCTGTTTGCCACTAAACCTGTTGGAAGCGAAACCAAGAGTGACTTTCGTATTTTCAACGATGATGACGGGGAGAATGATTTGTTTCCTGTGAAGAAATCGGTCGACAAAAAACAGTCGAATGATAAATATGCGCCAGAAACGGTTGCAACCGGTAAAGACATCGCGAACGAGAAATTGTCCGTTGGGAAGAATGAAAGAAAGAACAGCGATATTCTTTCGGGCAACGGACTATTCTCGACCGCTATCGGATCGCACGGATTGTTATTCGAAGATGACGATTACGACGATTTATTCAGTACCAAGAGTATAACCAAGGAAAGACTAACAGAGAACGAACGACCAAATTTGGAGACCAAAGAGGATACGAAACACGAAGAAGTTTCTGTTAAGCGTGCTGAAATACCGGACGATTCCAATATCTTTACAAGACCCGCAGAACCGAATGCTTCTGTCGCTACATCCGAGAAAATAGTAGCAGTCGATGTTGAAGATGTACCTAACGATATTATTGATGAAGAACGTAATGCTACAGAAAATGTTGAACACGAAATAAAAAAGAGTCCTCCAAAATCATTAGACATTCACGCAACTAGTACGTCGCCTCCATCCGAGGAAAATAATTCTGGAGCAAAACGGGCGGTTTCTGGCAAGATAAAAAATTTGATGGGAAAAATGGGCGACTTAAAGATTCTATCGCCAATGGATACACCACCATTGTGGCGGAAAAGTGAAGAAAAGACAGACGAGGAAGATAGCATGGCGGATAGAGATAGCGATGACGGTGGATGTGTCAGCACTCAAGGTCATATCTCGCCATTAAGTGCATCTG AAGACAGCACTGCTCAGAAGCAATCACAGCCATCGACGATATCCAGTGAAAGTAACGTTGAAAGTGCCATAAGTTTCGACGAGCCAGCACAAGTAGAAACGTTGTCTACCACTGCGTCGAAG aatcgTGTTCGTATACAGGCGAAACGTCGGCCGCAGAGTAGGCACGCTCGAAAGTCTGCCATAAGGCAAAGCGGAATCGATTTTAATACCGTAGACGCCTCTGAGAGTAATTTGCAGGATGAACGTCAAGGTAATCAACCGTCAAATATTTTCAATAAAGTGGTAACGAACGTTAGTGCCGCGCATGGCGCAATTTCTGATCGTTTCGTCTCGTCGGCAATCGATAACCTTCATAAAACTGTTGACACcaatatttttttaattgcGGATGATAAATCTGAACTTGGTAGCATAAGCAAGGAAAGTTCAATGAGTACCAATAAAAATACTTTACTCTCTCCATCTACGGACGAGGAGGATTTGTTTGATGTGCCGCCGGATTTACCGGAAGATCCGCAAAAAGAGGATACGCTGTTTGGTAGAGCGCCTATCCTCTCTCCGGTTAAGCAAGTTGCTTCTGAAAAGCCTTCTGCTAGTTTCAAAGCGTTGAAAGATACACATATAAATCAACCGGACGCCGATACGGTAGATACGGGGAAAATTGTACAGAAGACAGAAAAGAGCAACGTCTCGATCGAATCTAGTATGACCTCGAATGTAAACACGTCGAATACAAATGCACGCGCAAGTAAAACGGGACCCAAACAAGAGACCACCGAATTCGATGAGGGATCGAAAGAAATAACTGATCCGTTACGAGACCATAGTCATGACCCATTAAAAGATCCCAGTCAGTTGTTTGCCTTTGTTACGAAAACACCATCTCCGGAAAAAGGCAACAACTTGTTGTTTTCCGAAGACGATAGTCTTTTCTCTAGCGGTACCAAAAGATTAACCGACGAACAAGCGGTGAAAAAATCAGTCCTAGATTTGTTTACCGACGATGCGGAGGGTGATTTGTTCTCGACGACTTTGGCTGTGAAGAAACCCTTAAAGGACACGAAAATGAACCTGTTTGAcgaagaagacgaagacgaCAGTTTGTTTGGTCTCGGTTCAAACAAAACGACGTTGAAAAGTGAACTTGAAAAGAGACACAGTGTCCAACAACCTACGAAGAAAATAAGTTTATTTGAGGATGACGATGACGACACGACTATATTTTCTGAACGATTTGATCCGTCACAAAAGTCGGATAGTAGTAGTATTCAGGAGCAATCGAATAAAAATGGTATATTCGCGAGCATTACAGAACCTGTGAGGACTTCGCACATTACGGACATTTTTGCCGATCAATCGAGTGGAGAGGACGATATCTTCGCTAAGATACCAGCTTCCAAGAAAGTCATCGTCACGCCTAAATCTTTATTCCCCTCTGATGAAGATGACGAGGTTGATAATATTTTCAGCAAAAAGTCTACGAACGAGACGAAGGTGAAGATGAGGGAAACGCGCGCGACTGTTAAAAAACCAGTAACAAGAGATCTAAAAAAGACACCTGAGAAGATTGGTGAGGATCCCCTGAGTGTTCTGTTAGATGATTAA
- the Nclb gene encoding PWP1 homolog no child left behind isoform X1, translated as MDISDGMDKSWDHPWTTEEMREKRREWSLAGDAGLLKHLQQFSENLTSRVNKTQEALDSLTTQLNETAIFIDNVTNTSLALANTQFIESRVQEDDIEIGRQVETTIEDSKDQDSLTADFIASVSESVKQGLNIMYEKYKEMEFVDSDSEDEDNKVVLSVVLGPHNPYQDRPLPDVIGSEKWMKSSKIGLESSSSSESEQVDEDEESESEDDGTVPFKDYRANDVQKTNIVGSLPSLNESDYSKRNNITYMGNDKIDVVSQNNIDSVPESITPIDNVSKVPLPNHVEPNFAEELAKRLGTVRQAQKPAVVDEKNEASINRLKDDLFTSEEDENVLSDKTKTVFSGSKEFLNDMNQSTENSWKEKPIKSYKNNIIPASIDVPPPINTVSTKPKSSIDDLFADADSEDSDDIFSSKNTIKTITKNKYSNNGNQAVNTDNVQKKYLNIVTPVASGNVATSTPETNTNTTNLFSDDEDSDLFASSKNQQSSKKKPVGGISILGGVLNSDVENKLSSRIPRTQSPESSGSNTPANYESSVNSVSVVEHSRNNILNDNISARDFVVARNNVDNPAVIDESNYSSGISIHPPSINNTGGSSIGVDFQPQMTSTGLKSEEIYRERVRSDSLFAARTRNPANATTNSNNQPQNETIGDISSIQDDVFESDDLFGPPPLPKANSKPTKSKVSSLFDDSDSGDELFSTTSSGSRSQKSSDLLTAASQYSEKMKSTQRRGLFDEEINIFDNKDSPDVDIFGITPKPVAKEASNASNRKLSDIIDDDLFASNIRDTISKNNATENVVASKKISLFDDDDTEEADLFATKPVGSETKSDFRIFNDDDGENDLFPVKKSVDKKQSNDKYAPETVATGKDIANEKLSVGKNERKNSDILSGNGLFSTAIGSHGLLFEDDDYDDLFSTKSITKERLTENERPNLETKEDTKHEEVSVKRAEIPDDSNIFTRPAEPNASVATSEKIVAVDVEDVPNDIIDEERNATENVEHEIKKSPPKSLDIHATSTSPPSEENNSGAKRAVSGKIKNLMGKMGDLKILSPMDTPPLWRKSEEKTDEEDSMADRDSDDGGCVSTQGHISPLSASEDSTAQKQSQPSTISSESNVESAISFDEPAQVETLSTTASKNRVRIQAKRRPQSRHARKSAIRQSGIDFNTVDASESNLQDERQGNQPSNIFNKVVTNVSAAHGAISDRFVSSAIDNLHKTVDTNIFLIADDKSELGSISKESSMSTNKNTLLSPSTDEEDLFDVPPDLPEDPQKEDTLFGRAPILSPVKQVASEKPSASFKALKDTHINQPDADTVDTGKIVQKTEKSNVSIESSMTSNVNTSNTNARASKTGPKQETTEFDEGSKEITDPLRDHSHDPLKDPSQLFAFVTKTPSPEKGNNLLFSEDDSLFSSGTKRLTDEQAVKKSVLDLFTDDAEGDLFSTTLAVKKPLKDTKMNLFDEEDEDDSLFGLGSNKTTLKSELEKRHSVQQPTKKISLFEDDDDDTTIFSERFDPSQKSDSSSIQEQSNKNGIFASITEPVRTSHITDIFADQSSGEDDIFAKIPASKKVIVTPKSLFPSDEDDEVDNIFSKKSTNETKVKMRETRATVKKPVTRDLKKTPEKIGEDPLSVLLDD; from the exons ATG GACATATCAGATGGAATGGATAAATCATGGGATCACCCGTGGACTACAGAGGAAATgcgagaaaaaagaagagaatggAGCTTAGCAGGTGATGCAGGACTACTTAAGCACCTTCAACAATTCTCTGAA aaTTTAACATCCAGAGTAAATAAGACTCAGGAAGCTTTGGATTCGTTGACAACTCAATTAAATGAAACGGCTATATTTATAGATAATGTTACCAATACATCTTTGGCTTTGGCTAACACTCAATTTATTGAAAGCCGTGTGCAAGAGGACGATATAGAGATTGGGAGACAAGTGGAAACAACAATAGAG GACTCCAAAGATCAGGATTCACTAACCGCAGATTTTATAGCTAGCGTAAGCGAAAGTGTAAAGCAAGGCCTAAATATAATGTATGAGAAATATAAAGAAATGGAGTTTGTTGATAGCGACAGCGAAGATGAGGACAATAAAGTAGTACTAAG TGTTGTATTGGGGCCACATAATCCATATCAAGATCGACCTTTACCTGATGTTATTGGCTCTGAAAAATGGATGAAATCAAGTAAAATTGGTCTAGAAAGCAGTAGTAGTAGTGAATCTGAACAAGTAGATGAAGATGAAGAGTCAGAAAGTGAGGATGATGGCACAGTACCATTTAAGGATTATAGGGCGAATGATGTACAGAAAACAAACATTGTTGGATCGTTACCTTCGTTGAATGAATCAGACTACAGTAAAAGAAACAATATAACATACATGGGCAATGACAAAATAGATGTAGTTAGTCAGAATAATATAGATTCTGTTCCTGAATCAATTACTCCTATAGATAATGTATCAAAG GTACCGTTGCCAAATCATGTAGAACCGAATTTTGCAGAAGAATTGGCCAAACGGTTAGGTACAGTTCGACAAGCTCAAAAACCGGCTGTTGTAGATGAAAAAAATGAAGCGTCGATAAATCGACTTAAAG ATGATTTGTTTACATCAGAGGAAGATGAAAATGTCTTAAGCGATAAAACTAAAACTGTATTTAGCGGAAGTAAAGAATTTTTAAATGATATGAATCAATCCACAGAAAACTCATGGAAGGAAAAACCAATTAAATCGTATaagaataatattatacctgcaAGTATTGATGTACCTCCTCCCATTAATACAGTCT CAACGAAACCAAAATCTTCGATCGATGATCTTTTCGCTGACGCTGACTCCGAAGATTCCGACGATATCTTTTCGTCGAAGAATACAATTAAAACAATTACGAAAAATAAATATTCGAATAATGGTAATCAAGCAGTGAACACGGATAACGTACAAAAGAAATATTTGAATATTGTGACACCTGTAGCTTCTGGTAATGTGGCCACAAGTACTCCAGAAACTAATACAAATACTACTAATTTATTCAGTGATGATGAAGATAGTGATCTCTTTGCATCGTCTAAAAATCAACAATCAAGTAAAAAG AAACCTGTAGGAGGGATATCAATACTTGGAGGTGTCTTAAATTCAGATGTTGAAAATAAATTGTCGAGTAGGATACCGCGAACTCAGTCACCTGAATCTTCTGGCAGTAACACACCAGCAAATTATGAAAGTAGCGTGAACAGCGTTTCAGtggttgaacattcgcgaaatAATATTTTGAACGATAATATTAGCGCACGAGATTTCGTAGTAGCAAGGAATAACGTAGACAATCCAGCTGTCATTGACGAAAGTAACTATAGCAGCGGAATATCGATACATCCACCGAGTATTAATAACACAGGAGGTTCGAGTATAGG TGTCGATTTTCAACCGCAGATGACGTCGACCGGTTTAAAATCGGAGGAAATCTACCGAGAACGCGTGCGTAGCGATAGTCTTTTCGCTGCACGTACACGTAACCCGGCTAATGCGACTACGAATTCGAACAATCAGCCCCAAAACGAGACGATCGGGGACATCTCGTCTATACAAGATGATGTGTTCGAAAGCGACGATCTGTTCGGTCCACCTCCTTTACCGAAAGCAAACTCAAAGCCGACGAAATCGAAGGTGTCATCGTTGTTCGATGATTCCGATTCCGGTGACGAGTTGTTCTCCACGACTAGTTCGGGTTCAAGGTCGCAAAAGAGTAGCGATCTATTGACTGCCGCTTCTCAATACTCTGAGAAAATGAAATCCACTCAACGAAGAGGTCTCTTCGACGAGGAGATTAACATATTCGATAACAAAGACTCGCCAGACGTCGATATTTTCGGGATTACACCGAAACCGGTAGCCAAAGAGGCGAGCAACGCGTCCAACAGGAAATTGTCAGACATTATTGACGATGATTTGTTCGCGAGTAATATTCGGGACACGATATCGAAAAATAATGCCACCGAGAATGTCGTAGCATCGAAGAAGATCAGCCTGTTCGACGATGACGATACGGAAGAAGCCGATCTGTTTGCCACTAAACCTGTTGGAAGCGAAACCAAGAGTGACTTTCGTATTTTCAACGATGATGACGGGGAGAATGATTTGTTTCCTGTGAAGAAATCGGTCGACAAAAAACAGTCGAATGATAAATATGCGCCAGAAACGGTTGCAACCGGTAAAGACATCGCGAACGAGAAATTGTCCGTTGGGAAGAATGAAAGAAAGAACAGCGATATTCTTTCGGGCAACGGACTATTCTCGACCGCTATCGGATCGCACGGATTGTTATTCGAAGATGACGATTACGACGATTTATTCAGTACCAAGAGTATAACCAAGGAAAGACTAACAGAGAACGAACGACCAAATTTGGAGACCAAAGAGGATACGAAACACGAAGAAGTTTCTGTTAAGCGTGCTGAAATACCGGACGATTCCAATATCTTTACAAGACCCGCAGAACCGAATGCTTCTGTCGCTACATCCGAGAAAATAGTAGCAGTCGATGTTGAAGATGTACCTAACGATATTATTGATGAAGAACGTAATGCTACAGAAAATGTTGAACACGAAATAAAAAAGAGTCCTCCAAAATCATTAGACATTCACGCAACTAGTACGTCGCCTCCATCCGAGGAAAATAATTCTGGAGCAAAACGGGCGGTTTCTGGCAAGATAAAAAATTTGATGGGAAAAATGGGCGACTTAAAGATTCTATCGCCAATGGATACACCACCATTGTGGCGGAAAAGTGAAGAAAAGACAGACGAGGAAGATAGCATGGCGGATAGAGATAGCGATGACGGTGGATGTGTCAGCACTCAAGGTCATATCTCGCCATTAAGTGCATCTG AAGACAGCACTGCTCAGAAGCAATCACAGCCATCGACGATATCCAGTGAAAGTAACGTTGAAAGTGCCATAAGTTTCGACGAGCCAGCACAAGTAGAAACGTTGTCTACCACTGCGTCGAAG aatcgTGTTCGTATACAGGCGAAACGTCGGCCGCAGAGTAGGCACGCTCGAAAGTCTGCCATAAGGCAAAGCGGAATCGATTTTAATACCGTAGACGCCTCTGAGAGTAATTTGCAGGATGAACGTCAAGGTAATCAACCGTCAAATATTTTCAATAAAGTGGTAACGAACGTTAGTGCCGCGCATGGCGCAATTTCTGATCGTTTCGTCTCGTCGGCAATCGATAACCTTCATAAAACTGTTGACACcaatatttttttaattgcGGATGATAAATCTGAACTTGGTAGCATAAGCAAGGAAAGTTCAATGAGTACCAATAAAAATACTTTACTCTCTCCATCTACGGACGAGGAGGATTTGTTTGATGTGCCGCCGGATTTACCGGAAGATCCGCAAAAAGAGGATACGCTGTTTGGTAGAGCGCCTATCCTCTCTCCGGTTAAGCAAGTTGCTTCTGAAAAGCCTTCTGCTAGTTTCAAAGCGTTGAAAGATACACATATAAATCAACCGGACGCCGATACGGTAGATACGGGGAAAATTGTACAGAAGACAGAAAAGAGCAACGTCTCGATCGAATCTAGTATGACCTCGAATGTAAACACGTCGAATACAAATGCACGCGCAAGTAAAACGGGACCCAAACAAGAGACCACCGAATTCGATGAGGGATCGAAAGAAATAACTGATCCGTTACGAGACCATAGTCATGACCCATTAAAAGATCCCAGTCAGTTGTTTGCCTTTGTTACGAAAACACCATCTCCGGAAAAAGGCAACAACTTGTTGTTTTCCGAAGACGATAGTCTTTTCTCTAGCGGTACCAAAAGATTAACCGACGAACAAGCGGTGAAAAAATCAGTCCTAGATTTGTTTACCGACGATGCGGAGGGTGATTTGTTCTCGACGACTTTGGCTGTGAAGAAACCCTTAAAGGACACGAAAATGAACCTGTTTGAcgaagaagacgaagacgaCAGTTTGTTTGGTCTCGGTTCAAACAAAACGACGTTGAAAAGTGAACTTGAAAAGAGACACAGTGTCCAACAACCTACGAAGAAAATAAGTTTATTTGAGGATGACGATGACGACACGACTATATTTTCTGAACGATTTGATCCGTCACAAAAGTCGGATAGTAGTAGTATTCAGGAGCAATCGAATAAAAATGGTATATTCGCGAGCATTACAGAACCTGTGAGGACTTCGCACATTACGGACATTTTTGCCGATCAATCGAGTGGAGAGGACGATATCTTCGCTAAGATACCAGCTTCCAAGAAAGTCATCGTCACGCCTAAATCTTTATTCCCCTCTGATGAAGATGACGAGGTTGATAATATTTTCAGCAAAAAGTCTACGAACGAGACGAAGGTGAAGATGAGGGAAACGCGCGCGACTGTTAAAAAACCAGTAACAAGAGATCTAAAAAAGACACCTGAGAAGATTGGTGAGGATCCCCTGAGTGTTCTGTTAGATGATTAA
- the LOC143425413 gene encoding uncharacterized protein LOC143425413, translating into MKSFIVNTFLLAICLLPNIKGDCQYEGGTLTEGKHYINCQVWTCYPNGNIATLGCATYACPEGTQIGYRENDLSKPYPECCGGPVCKGVK; encoded by the exons ATGAAGAGTTTCATCGTAAACACATTTTTGTTAGCGATATGTTTACTTCCAAACATAAAAG GAGATTGCCAATATGAGGGCGGAACTCTTACTGAAGGAAAGCATTACATAAATTGCCAAGTATGGACGTGTTATCCAAATGGAAATATAGCAACCCTCGG ATGCGCCACATACGCATGTCCTGAAGGAACACAAATCGGCTACAGAGAAAATGATTTAAGTAAACCCTATCCGGAATGCTGTGGTGGACCAGTATGCAAAGGAGTAAAATGA